A single genomic interval of Helianthus annuus cultivar XRQ/B chromosome 13, HanXRQr2.0-SUNRISE, whole genome shotgun sequence harbors:
- the LOC110902268 gene encoding uncharacterized protein LOC110902268, producing MKKVGKEMVRYLGDHQFGVGTPDGAEAILHCANRFLNAFHDDGAFAMLTVDFSNAFNLVDRTAFLREVWIQCPSIFPWIHFLYGQTARLYVGNDCIGSSTGVQQGDPLGPLLFALVLHPLTQRIRDSCTLPFHAWYLDDGTIMGKTSEVAKALAIIQSKGPPLGLRLNIKKTEVYWPSCNGEKLEASLFPKEIGRPTGGVRLLGGAVSRDPSFISALAARRASRAVGLMSSLSQLRDPQSELLLLRSCMGVAKLLFGLRTCQPAFVKEAVSLFDKVLRGAIEDIVVRGGQFFGDFQWRVASLPYHILRESGVVGMDGDYDMALGELHRHLPDLDIGGFANRDTAPPKTQKTLASALFCRIAQNIGSDFCTTPRQNAVLECLRGPHAQDFLSVIPIEGLGQKMSAVEYRAILKYRLMIPMFPDDEQCPICRKACLDQFGEHALHCKELPGFKYRHDWVRDVLGDILKRAGISVKKEAPVNFWTDPREGRSTLRPADMLVFGWDAGKHACVDLTGVSPLVGLRDTGFVPGQAIAKAAAKKMDKHAKACEDNQHSFIAFAFDTFGSLAPEAIRFLERVQRVVHSNISSPRDRGFVFTRLGFAIQKGVAAQLVARLPAILV from the exons ATGAAAAAGGTAGGGAAAGAGATGGTTAGGTACCTGGGGGATCATCAATTCGGGGTTGGGACACCAGATGGGGCTGAAGCTATCCTCCATTGCGCGAACAGGTTCCTTAACGCCTTTCACGATGATGGAGCCTTCGCCATGCTTACTGTTGACTTCTCCAATGCCTTCAACCTAGTGGATCGCACAGCTTTTCTGCGGGAGGTTTGGATTCAATGCCCATCTATATTTCCTTGGATACATTTTCTTTATGGGCAAACCGCTAGGCTTTATGTGGGTAATGACTGTATTGGGTCGTCCACGGGGGTCCAGCAGGGGGATCCTTTGGGACCTCTATTGTTCGCCCTTGTCTTGCACCCCCTCACACAACGTATACGAGACAGTTGCACCCTCCCCTTCCACGCGTGGTATTTGGATGATGGTACTATTATGGGGAAAACATCTGAGGTAGCAAAGGCTCTGGCTATCATTCAATCTAAGGGGCCACCTTTGGGGCTCCGgcttaatataaaaaaaacagaGGTATATTGGCCGTCTTGCAATGGAGAAAAATTGGAGGCTAGTTTATTCCCGAAGGAGATTGGAAGACCAACGGGGGGCGTGAGACTCCTTGGGGGAGCTGTTAGTCGGGACCCCAGTTTCATTAGTGCTTTGGCTGCGCGGCGAGCTTCCCGGGCAGTGGGCCTTATGAGTAGCCTTTCGCAACTCCGAGACCCGCAAAGTGAGCTTCTCCTGCTGCGCTCTTGCATGGGTGTCGCCAAGCTCCTTTTTGGACTGCGAACTTGTCAACCTGCGTTTGTAAAGGAGGCGGTATCATTATTCGATAAAGTGCTACGGGGGGCTATAGAGGACATTGTGGTGCGTGGGGGCCAGTTTTTTGGGGATTTTCAGTGGCGGGTCGCTTCTCTGCCCT ATCACATCTTGCGCGAGAGTGGGGTTGTTGGGATGGATGGGGATTATGACATGGCTCTGGGGGAGTTGCATAGACACCTCCCGGATTTGGATATTGGCGGTTTCGCTAACAGGGACACCGCCCCACCGAAGACCCAGAAGACTTTGGCGAGTGCTCTGTTTTGTCGTATCGCTCAGAATATTGGATCAGATTTCTGTACGACCCCTCGTCAAAACGCCGTCCTAGAATGTTTGCGGGGCCCCCACGCCCAAGATTTTCTATCGGTCATCCCCATCGAGGGCCTAGGCCAAAAGATGTCAGCCGTTGAATACCGTGCTATCTTAAAATATCGGCTCATGATTCCTATGTTCCCTGATGATGAGCAATGCCCGATTTGCCGGAAAGCTTGCTTAGACCAATTTGGGGAGCATGCTCTGCACTGTAAAGAACTGCCAGGTTTTAAGTATAGGCACGACTGGGTGCGGGATGTCTTGGGGGACATCCTCAAACGGGCGGGGATCTCGGTGAAGAAAGAAGCCCCCGTAAACTTTTGGACAGATCCGAGGGAAGGAAGATCCACATTGCGCCCTGCGGACATGTTAGTTTTCGGGTGGGATGCAGGTAAACACGCGTGTGTCGATCTTACCGGGGTTTCCCCCCTTGTAGGCTTACGGGATACAGGTTTTGTCCCTGGTCAGGCAATTGCAAAGGCGGCAGCGAAGAAAATGGACAAACATGCAAAAGCCTGCGAGGATAATCAACATTCGTTTATCGCTTTTGCCTTTGATACCTTTGGCTCGCTAGCCCCAGAAGCCATCAGATTTCTTGAACGGGTCCAACGGGTTGTTCACAGCAACATTTCGTCTCCTAGAGATCGGGGTTTCGTTTTTACTAGGTTAGGTTtcgctattcaaaaaggggtagcggcgcagcttgttgcccgctTACCGGCTATTTTGGTGTAA